Proteins encoded in a region of the Phacochoerus africanus isolate WHEZ1 chromosome 8, ROS_Pafr_v1, whole genome shotgun sequence genome:
- the TYROBP gene encoding TYRO protein tyrosine kinase-binding protein isoform X2: protein MGRLGPSNGLLPLLLAVGGLSLVQAQRECSCSTVSPGILAGIVLGDLVLTLLIALAVYSLGRLVPRTRGAADVTRKQHIAETESAYQELQGQRSDVYSDLNTQRQYYK, encoded by the exons ATGGGGCGCCTCGGACCCTCCAATGGACTCCTGCCTCTCCTTCTGGCTGTGGGTG gTCTCAGCCTTGTCCAGGCCCAGAGAG AATGCAGCTGCTCCACCGTGAGCCCGGGCATCCTGGCAGGGATTGTGCTGGGGGATCTGGTGCTGACCCTCCTCATCGCCCTGGCTGTGTACTCCCTGGGTCGGCTGGTCCCTCGGACACGAGGGGCCGCGGACG TGACCCGGAAACAGCACATCGCTGAGACAGAGTCTGCTTATCAG GAGCTCCAAGGCCAGAGGTCAGATGTCTACAGCGACCTCAACACACAGAGGCAGTATTACAAATGA
- the TYROBP gene encoding TYRO protein tyrosine kinase-binding protein isoform X1, whose protein sequence is MGRLGPSNGLLPLLLAVGGLSLVQAQRECSCSTVSPGILAGIVLGDLVLTLLIALAVYSLGRLVPRTRGAADAVTRKQHIAETESAYQELQGQRSDVYSDLNTQRQYYK, encoded by the exons ATGGGGCGCCTCGGACCCTCCAATGGACTCCTGCCTCTCCTTCTGGCTGTGGGTG gTCTCAGCCTTGTCCAGGCCCAGAGAG AATGCAGCTGCTCCACCGTGAGCCCGGGCATCCTGGCAGGGATTGTGCTGGGGGATCTGGTGCTGACCCTCCTCATCGCCCTGGCTGTGTACTCCCTGGGTCGGCTGGTCCCTCGGACACGAGGGGCCGCGGACG CAGTGACCCGGAAACAGCACATCGCTGAGACAGAGTCTGCTTATCAG GAGCTCCAAGGCCAGAGGTCAGATGTCTACAGCGACCTCAACACACAGAGGCAGTATTACAAATGA